One part of the Futiania mangrovi genome encodes these proteins:
- a CDS encoding MBL fold metallo-hydrolase yields the protein MKLAHLTGMLAACGLIAATAGIAGAATVKVTPLGSHEGEFCAFDRAMVFEDPDGTRILYDAGRTVAGAGDARLGKIDAILVSHMHGDHVGDRHIAGASTGECGRPDVSTVVVPNTNTVNIALAKGAKIVTGSEMPSFFAAKLTELGGDPKNSQLVRFGASRKVGGVTITTVPAVHSNGINGAMIGGMLGEMLSKAGLTAYAGPPTGYVLTFSNGLVVYLSGDTGVTAEQRTVVSEQYGAKLVVMNIGDTFTTGPREAAFVINDLIKPAAVIPSHANEPATKGGEVVAGTRTATFLAAVDVPAHVPISGRTMEFGADGLCAAGC from the coding sequence ATGAAACTTGCGCATCTGACCGGCATGCTTGCCGCCTGCGGACTGATCGCCGCTACGGCGGGGATCGCGGGCGCGGCGACCGTCAAGGTCACGCCGCTCGGCAGCCACGAGGGGGAGTTCTGCGCCTTCGACCGCGCCATGGTCTTCGAGGATCCGGACGGCACGCGCATCCTCTACGACGCGGGCCGCACGGTCGCAGGCGCGGGCGACGCCCGCCTCGGCAAGATCGACGCGATCCTCGTCAGCCACATGCACGGCGACCATGTGGGCGACCGCCACATCGCGGGCGCAAGCACCGGCGAATGCGGTCGGCCCGACGTCTCGACCGTCGTCGTGCCCAACACCAACACGGTCAACATCGCGCTCGCCAAGGGGGCGAAGATCGTGACCGGCAGCGAGATGCCCTCCTTCTTCGCCGCCAAGCTGACGGAGCTGGGCGGCGATCCGAAGAACTCGCAACTCGTGCGCTTCGGCGCCTCGCGCAAGGTGGGCGGCGTGACGATCACGACCGTGCCCGCTGTGCATTCGAACGGCATCAATGGCGCGATGATCGGCGGCATGCTGGGCGAGATGCTGAGCAAGGCGGGCCTCACGGCCTATGCCGGGCCGCCGACGGGCTATGTGCTGACCTTCAGCAACGGCCTCGTGGTTTATCTGTCGGGCGACACGGGCGTCACCGCCGAGCAGCGCACCGTCGTGTCGGAGCAGTACGGCGCGAAGCTGGTGGTGATGAACATCGGCGACACCTTCACCACGGGCCCGCGCGAGGCGGCCTTCGTCATCAACGACCTCATCAAGCCCGCAGCCGTGATCCCCTCGCACGCCAACGAACCGGCGACCAAGGGCGGCGAGGTGGTGGCCGGGACCCGCACCGCGACCTTCCTCGCCGCGGTCGACGTGCCCGCCCATGTGCCGATCAGCGGCCGGACGATGGAGTTCGGGGCCGACGGCCTCTGCGCCGCGGGTTGCTGA
- a CDS encoding metal-dependent hydrolase family protein encodes MQTLYRAARIFLPGGEMRMGHALMVEGDRIARIASVAEFEGFAGKTVDLGDATILPGLMDAHVHLVYGAEGNPSMTIQSLTPGQIAMKAYQNARTSLAGGITALRDCGGKDYIEFAVRDACNRRELLGPTILAAGRMICMTGGHGNRHGRVADGCDEVVKAVREQIHAGCDLIKIMATGGVMTPGVNPEDAHYTEEELRAGISEGHRFRKHAASHAQGAAGILNAVRAGVDSIEHGIFLDDEGLEAMLERGTRLVPTLAAVNNILRHANEGIPAYAVEKSRRVAERHKQSIANFYKAGGKLVMGTDAGTPFNRHGENALELAYMTEVGVAPKDAIVAATENAADLFGLDDRGRLVEGSAADLLAVKGDPVADIAMAAEKANHLLVVKNGVTAHVGAAAEGMAAPALAAL; translated from the coding sequence ATGCAAACGCTTTACCGTGCCGCACGGATCTTCCTTCCCGGCGGCGAGATGCGCATGGGCCATGCCCTGATGGTCGAGGGAGACCGCATCGCCCGCATCGCATCGGTGGCCGAGTTCGAGGGCTTCGCGGGCAAGACCGTCGACCTTGGCGACGCCACGATCCTGCCCGGGCTGATGGACGCGCACGTCCACCTAGTCTACGGGGCGGAGGGCAATCCATCCATGACCATCCAGTCGCTCACTCCCGGCCAGATCGCCATGAAGGCCTACCAGAACGCGCGCACCTCGCTCGCGGGCGGCATCACGGCGCTGCGCGACTGCGGCGGCAAGGACTATATCGAGTTCGCGGTGCGCGACGCCTGCAACCGGCGGGAACTTCTGGGCCCGACCATCCTCGCCGCGGGCCGCATGATCTGCATGACCGGCGGCCACGGCAACCGGCACGGGCGCGTCGCCGACGGCTGCGACGAGGTGGTGAAGGCCGTGCGCGAGCAGATCCACGCGGGCTGCGACCTCATCAAGATCATGGCGACGGGCGGCGTGATGACCCCGGGCGTCAACCCGGAGGACGCGCATTACACCGAGGAGGAGTTGCGCGCCGGCATCTCCGAAGGGCATCGCTTCCGCAAACACGCGGCAAGCCATGCGCAAGGCGCCGCGGGCATCCTCAACGCCGTGCGCGCGGGCGTCGATTCCATCGAGCACGGCATCTTCCTCGACGACGAGGGGCTGGAGGCGATGCTGGAACGCGGCACCCGGCTCGTCCCGACGCTCGCCGCCGTCAACAACATCCTGCGCCACGCCAACGAGGGCATCCCGGCCTATGCGGTGGAGAAGTCGCGCCGCGTTGCGGAGCGCCACAAGCAGTCGATCGCCAATTTCTACAAGGCGGGCGGCAAGCTGGTGATGGGCACGGATGCGGGCACCCCCTTCAACCGGCACGGCGAGAACGCGCTGGAGCTTGCCTACATGACGGAGGTGGGCGTCGCGCCGAAGGACGCCATCGTCGCCGCGACGGAGAACGCGGCCGACCTCTTCGGCCTCGACGACCGCGGGCGGCTGGTGGAGGGTTCGGCGGCCGACCTGCTCGCCGTGAAGGGCGATCCCGTCGCCGACATCGCCATGGCGGCGGAGAAGGCGAACCATCTGCTCGTCGTGAAGAACGGCGTGACCGCGCACGTCGGCGCGGCGGCGGAGGGCATGGCCGCACCGGCGCTCGCGGCGCTCTGA
- a CDS encoding enoyl-CoA hydratase/isomerase family protein: protein MSDLVLTDVDADGIAVLTLNRPRRLNALAPDLRDALHVAVIDVMAREDVAAVIITGAEGRFCAGGDISQMVQPPIVQGRMRMEKTAEVVRAIANGAKPVIAAVEGVAYGGGLSLALACDYVIAAEDARLCASFVNVGLAPDYGLSYSLAMRVGAARAKRMCLRAIEMRGAEALAIGMVDEVCPKGETLARALAEAKGYVGRPPLAVALTKAAFARAPSSLDEALRTEVDFQSTLFRTEDHKEGVDAFLEKRKPVFRGR from the coding sequence ATGTCCGACCTCGTTCTCACGGACGTCGATGCCGACGGCATCGCGGTCCTGACGCTCAACCGCCCGCGCCGGCTCAACGCGCTGGCGCCCGACCTGCGCGACGCGCTGCACGTGGCCGTGATCGACGTCATGGCGCGCGAGGACGTGGCCGCCGTGATCATCACGGGCGCGGAGGGGCGCTTCTGCGCGGGCGGCGACATCTCGCAGATGGTGCAGCCGCCCATCGTCCAGGGCCGGATGCGCATGGAGAAGACGGCGGAGGTGGTGCGCGCCATCGCCAATGGCGCCAAGCCGGTGATCGCCGCGGTGGAGGGTGTGGCCTATGGCGGGGGTCTCTCGCTCGCGCTCGCGTGCGACTACGTGATCGCGGCGGAGGATGCGCGGCTCTGCGCCTCCTTCGTCAATGTGGGTCTCGCGCCGGACTATGGCCTCAGCTATTCGCTGGCGATGCGCGTGGGTGCTGCACGGGCCAAACGCATGTGCCTGCGCGCCATCGAGATGAGGGGCGCCGAAGCGCTCGCCATCGGCATGGTCGACGAGGTCTGTCCGAAGGGTGAGACGCTGGCCCGCGCGCTGGCGGAGGCGAAGGGCTATGTCGGCCGGCCGCCGCTTGCCGTCGCGCTGACCAAGGCGGCGTTCGCGCGCGCGCCGTCCTCCCTCGACGAGGCGCTGCGCACGGAAGTGGACTTCCAGTCGACGCTCTTCCGTACCGAGGACCACAAGGAAGGGGTGGACGCCTTCCTTGAGAAGCGCAAGCCTGTGTTCCGAGGCCGCTGA